From Mya arenaria isolate MELC-2E11 chromosome 1, ASM2691426v1, a single genomic window includes:
- the LOC128230970 gene encoding uncharacterized protein LOC128230970: protein MMRGISFGLVVVAALAVTLVTSQSWSGNYQRRYGVIRYESYWYCRCRYWHRWRLGYRWYWRSWCPASSFYRRPVFGYIYSCKPGWTHSGNRYCNIPICRPTCKNGGNCLSPNVCDCPNTQTCQTLTCSYRRPCYPGDCEENTCKCEPAFYSMNIYDGCINIKSTAEGFRPDIVQSNVTLAQIRPSDNKTQYMFTVVGKDENDFTLVWSNQKRFNNLRFEFDTLIDTPEIPERPNYVHDAKIGIVASSIEASVSKIPRDGGSNRYIASNKTYNCETGISNDTPAVEKDTCEINDENFATLIEHGDILLLKFRSRSGGFQKLINIDDRGKPYATKNYNGLQGEQNLEFRFDFVVPEHCSLNSGSCLPKPLHIDNEFTRTNIRASWSDWTDAMAGMWQYYMEVFKLAPNRDERLVEATPINPVYNKALNHTNGEMSSSYTPDEPGMYSVLLKVSDMANNSRIARRFVLYDDSSMISVSNETDKKLYISSAVEETGYAWQTHSNSEDNIVTVNTRWDGHFANKLHEDGKFLAEIEKYPTQFKDIEDDGILMSLKFVADTLDDDEGKRTRKAITNYHGIIKFEVAYDPSPSEEVPTTGWTVIPLQESISTQRILEDGDRLRVWVRATDVMGNTNTDSTFMRIDGSPPFISSGNGSEHQVVLNIEGEEFKHASRASFLASDLQSGVHKIEIKLTVKSPGKENMVTYRNFTEARRGNDITDPRCIGFDKIGMCLLPAQIVEIDNCWLTVSKKDLETASGELELTAYNQAMLTATTAFDMGPLTNLQGLEKYNGPTNVNIENVSPTGFRLTWQLPEPESCYGAADIVIILTHIDSNGEKEIRSFETPSTATYFDFLGLNPEVKYNLELQIKTEGGMALNLGEDLSVVTLKEESPGGIPTRAVVGIVIGIIVFCVLVVGVLFILTRRGIINFKLQRRKGVIRRAVTKHARQPNMLQLEPIPGQSHENKGLAFDNRQNELNFYEKLDFNSSSKGFIRTDQISFGELLKSGHFANIYRARYNRQNVVVKTLKENFTNEDEILMKAMIKFSSDRVGDHPNIIKFVGAVVDDVSRGPLIINEYCENGTLKEYLEERKSNMTVEMQENLFRFGFDVVKGMDFLAII from the exons AAACTACCAGAGACGTTATGGAGTGATACGTTACGAATCATACTGGTATTGTCGATGCCGTTACTGGCACCGGTGGCGGTTGGGATATCGATGGTATTGGCGATCGTG GTGTCCCGCTTCCAGCTTTTATCGGCGTCCTGTGTTTGGCTATATTTACTCGTGTAAACCTGGATGGACACATAGTGGCAATCGATACTGCAATATAC CTATTTGCCGGCCAACATGTAAGAATGGTGGGAACTGTTTATCTCCAAATGTATGTGATTGCCCAAATACCCAAACATGTCAGACAC TCACCTGTTCCTATCGACGCCCATGCTATCCTGGGGACTGTGAGGAGAATACATGCAAATGTGAGCCCGCGTTTTATTCAATGAACATATACGACGGATGCATCAACA ttaAAAGCACTGCGGAGGGGTTTCGTCCAGATATCGTTCAAAGCAACGTTACACTTGCCCAAATACGACCCTCTGATAATAAAACGCAGTATATGTTCACTGTGGTCGGGAAGGATGAAAATGACTTCACGCTTGTTTGGAG CAATCAAAAGCGTTTCAACAACCTGAGGTTCGAGTTTGATACGCTGATTGACACCCCTGAAATCCCAGAAAGGCCGAATTATGTCCATGACGCTAAAATTGGAATAGTCGCAAGCAGTATAGAGGCATCTGTAAGCAAAATACCACGTGATG GAGGCAGCAATCGATACATAGCCTCCAACAAAACCTACAACTGTGAGACTGGAATAAGCAATGATACTCCTGCAGTAGAGAAGGACACTTGTGAAATCAACGATGAAAACTTTGCGACCCTGATTGAACATGGAGATAT CCTTCTCCTTAAATTCCGATCGCGTAGCGGTGGGTTTCAAAAGCTAATCAACATAGATGACCGAGGGAAACCGTATGCGACAAAGAATTACAATGGCCTTCAAGGCGAGCAAAAT CTGGAGTTCCGATTCGACTTTGTTGTACCCGAGCACTGTTCTTTAAATTCCGGGTCGTGCCTTCCCAAGCCACTTCACATAGACAATGAATTTACCAGA ACAAACATCCGAGCCAGCTGGTCGGATTGGACAGATGCGATGGCTGGAATGTGGCAGTATTATATGGAGGTGTTTAAACTCGCACCCAACAGAGACGAAAGACTAGTAGAGGCCACGCCCATTAATCCAGTTTACAATAAAGCACTGAATCACACCAACGGGGAAATGTCTAGTTCATACACGCCAGACGAACCTGGAATGTACAG TGTGCTCTTGAAAGTGTCCGATATGGCCAATAATTCCAGAATCGCTCGGCGCTTTGTTCTTTACGATGATTCATCCATGATATCTGTGAGTAACGAAACGGACAAGAAGCTGTACATCTCGAGTGCTGTCGAGGAAACTGGATACGCTTGGCAAACGCATTCGAACAGTGAGG ATAACATAGTTACGGTGAACACGAGATGGGATGGACACTTTGCAAACAAACTTCATGAAGACGGGAAATTTCTTGCTGAAATCGAGAAGTACCCAACTCAGTTCAAGGACATAGAAGATGATGGAATATTAATGAGTTTAAA GTTTGTTGCCGACACTCTTGATGACGACGAAGGTAAACGTACACGGAAAGCCATTACTAACTACCATGGTATCATCAAATTTGAGGTAGCATATGACCCATCCCCATCAGAGGAAGTGCCAACAACAGGATGGACAGTTATCCCACTTCAAGAAAGTATATCCACACAAAGAATCCTTGAAGATGGCGACCGTTTGCGCGTATGGGTCCGAGCTACTGACGTAATGGGAAATACAAATACCGACTCGACGTTCATGAGAATTGACGGATCACCTCCGTTCATTTCAAGTGGAAATGGCTCTGAACATCAAGTCGTATTAAATATTGAAGGTGAAGAATTCAAACATGCGTCAAG AGCGAGCTTTCTGGCTTCTGATCTGCAAAGTGGTGTTCACAAGATCGAAATAAAACTAACAGTGAAATCGCCTGGCAAGGAAAACATGGTCACATATCGTAATTTCACAGAAGCTAGAAGAGGG aatgacATCACAGATCCGCGGTGTATCGGTTTCGACAAGATCGGGATGTGTCTCCTGCCAGCACAGATTGTGGAAATTGACAACTGCTGGCTAACTGTAAGCAAGAAGGACCTTGAGACGGCTTCAGGCGAGCTAGAGCTCACAGCTTACAACCAAGCGATGCTTACAGCAACCACTGCCTTTGAT ATGGGTCCACTGACAAACCTTCAAGGCTtggaaaaat ACAATGGCCCAACGAACGTAAATATCGAAAACGTGTCTCCAACTGGCTTCAGGCTTACATGGCAACTGCCTGAACCAGAGTCCTGTTATGGAGCTGCAGATATCGTCATTATCTTAACACACATT gaTTCAAATGGCGAAAAAGAAATTAGATCATTTGAAACGCCAAGTACTGCTACCTACTTTGATTTTCTCGGACTGAACCCTGAGGTGAAATACAATTTAGAGCTTCAGATAAAGACCGAAGGTGGAATGGCACTGAACCTCGGAGAAGACCTGTCCGTTGTGACTT TGAAAGAAGAATCTCCTGGAGGGATTCCTACAAGAGCTGTTGTCGGAATAGTAATTG GTATAATTGTTTTTTGCGTTTTGGTTGTGGGCGTTCTCTTCATACTCACACGTCGTGGAATAATCAACTTTAAATTGCAACGTAGAAAGGGCGTGATACGTAGAGCCGTCACGAAACATGCACGTCAACCGAACATGTTACAGCTTGAGCCGATTCCGGGACAATCGCATGAGAACAAGGGCTTAGCGTTTGAT AATCGTCAGAATGAGTTGAACTTCTATGAAAAGTTGGATTTTAATTCCTCCAGTAAGGGTTTTATAAGAACGGACCAGATTTCATTTGGAGAGCTCTTAAAAAGTGGTCACTTTGCGAACATTTACCGAGCACGTTACAATAGACAAAACGTTGTGGTAAAAACCTTAAAAG AGAACTTCACGAATGAAGACGAAATACTAATGAAAGCGATGATAAAATTCTCCTCCGACAGAGTTGGCGATCATCCAAACATCATCAAGTTCGTTGGAGCGGTCGTGGATGATGTATCTA